The nucleotide window TACCTTGAAAGGACCGAACCCCTGGGGGGAGTCACCACGGTTCGCACCGCGTCGGACAACCGGCGGAGTTACGAGTCGGCCCGGCAGCTCTTTGGCGCAGCGGGACAGGCAATCGAATCCGACCCGGACCTCCGCGCCTTCGAGGCGAAGCCAGCCAGGCCGGCAGGCCCTAAGATTGCGGTCATCGCCGTGGCACTTGCCATTGGCATCGGCAGCTTTTTCTGGGCCGACGGCCCCATGCGGCTGCGGGCCGATCTGATCGCCGGGATTGACGAGATGCCGCGGGTAACGCTCGGGGATGGCTCGGTGGTGCAACTGAACGCGGGGTCCGCGATCGCGGTCGATCTCGACCCGGGACAGCGCAGCGTTCATCTGATGCGCGGCCAGGCCTATTTCGAGGTCGCGCCCGATCGCGATCGACCTTTCTCCGTAACCGCTGGCACGACCACTGTCGTCGCTCTCGGCACCGCATTCGATGTTCGGCTCGGCCAAGCCGATATCGCGGTCACGGTGACCGAGCATAGCGTTCTCCTTGACCTAGGCGAAGACAGGACAACGCAACTGAACGAGGGGCAACAGGGGCGATACCAGATCGCCGGCGCACAGCTTACCGTGGAAGACTCCGATCATCACCGCGCCCTGGCATGGCGAGACGGCAAGCTGCTTCTCGACGACACCCCGATCGACGAAATCATCACTGAAATCGACAAACGAATGTCCGGGAGAATTTTCGTGACAGGGGCCTCCCTCGACAAAAGACGACTGAGCGGGACCATCGACATCACCGATCCGGTTGCTGCTCTGTCCTTTATCGAGCAGGCGCTTGATGCCAGGACACTTCAAATCGGACCGATGATCATCATGAGGCTTGACTAGGCCCAGGACCCTGCCCTGACACGCGCGCCGGAGGCGCCACAGCGTCACGTGATGATATATTCGGGAAAATGGCGCACCTGAAAGGATTCGAACCTTTGGCCTCTGCCTTCGGAGGGCAGCGCTCTATCCAGCTGAGCTACAGGTGCCTGGTCGACGCTATAACTCGTTCGGTCCAGTGCCGCAACGGCGAAAACGCCCGCGATGTGGTGCAGGCCGCGGGAGGTGTCGTGGCCCGGGCGGACGCGCCCGGGCCGCACGGGTCAGGGACGCGCGCCGCCCTGGGTGCCGGCGCCCTGGTTGCCCCCGCCGCTCGACTGAGGCTGGCCCGTGGGGTTGCGCGGGGTTTGCGGATAGTCGTCCGGCAGGCATTCCTCGCCGCCGCCGGCAGTGCCTTGCTGGCCGCCGCCCGGACAGCCGCCGCCGCCCCCGTCGCTGTCATACTTGGTCATGATCGGGTCGGGCGTGATCGCGGCCCGGCTCGGGGTCGTGGGGGGCTCGGTGCAGGCCGACAGGCTGGCGCCCATCAGGGCGACGAAGGCGGTTGTGTGAAGTTTGAACATGATGCTCTCCTTGGTGGTCCGGCCATGGGTCGGCCCGCCAGGAGGATCCGTTCAAACTTTTCCGGCCGTCAGGCGAAAAGCTCGTGCGCCAGTTCCAGCGCGTCGATGAGCGCGTCGACCTCGGCCTCGGTGTTGTAAAGGCCGAAGGACGCCCGGCAGGTCGCCGTCAGCCCGATGTGATCCATCAGCGGCCCGGCACAGTGATGGCCCGCACGCACCGCCACGCCCTTCTTGTCGAGGATGGTCGAGATGTCATGCGCATGGGCCGCGCCGTCCAGCGTGAAGGAGAAAATCGCCGCCTTGTCCGGCGTCTGCCCCTGCACCTGCAACCAGTTGAGGCCCCCCAGGCGCCCCACCGCATAATCGCGCAAGCGGTCCTCGTGGGCGGCGATATTCTCCATCCCTAGCCCCATCATGTACTCCAGCGCAACGCCCAGCCCGATGGTCTGCACGATGCCGGGCGTGCCGGCCTCGAATTTCATCGGCGGGTCGGCATAGGTCACCTCGTCCTTGGAAACCTCGCGGATCATGTCGCCACCGCCCATGAAAGGGCGCATCTCGGCCAGCCGGTCCTTGTGCACGAAAATCGCGCCCGAGCCGGAGGGGCCGTAAAGCTTGTGCCCGGTGATGGCGTAGAAATCCACACCCAGCTCGTCGAGGTTCACCGGCATATGCACCG belongs to Roseovarius sp. THAF27 and includes:
- a CDS encoding cysteine desulfurase, encoding MYDIEAIRRDFPILSREVNGKPLVYLDNGASAQKPQVVIDAITRAYSEEYANVHRGLHYLSNLATEKYEGVRGIIARFLGVADEDQIVLNSGTTEGINMVAYGWAMPRMEAGDEIVLSVMEHHANIVPWHFLRERQGVALKWVDTDSTGALDTQKVIDAIGPKTKLVAITHLSNVLGTKVDIKAITDAAHEKGVPVLVDGSQAAVHMPVNLDELGVDFYAITGHKLYGPSGSGAIFVHKDRLAEMRPFMGGGDMIREVSKDEVTYADPPMKFEAGTPGIVQTIGLGVALEYMMGLGMENIAAHEDRLRDYAVGRLGGLNWLQVQGQTPDKAAIFSFTLDGAAHAHDISTILDKKGVAVRAGHHCAGPLMDHIGLTATCRASFGLYNTEAEVDALIDALELAHELFA